A part of Halobacillus shinanisalinarum genomic DNA contains:
- a CDS encoding IucA/IucC family protein: MLYKDKLKGILNKERWGQVNKQLLAKMISEYMYEDMIQPQVISESDLTAYRLVINQHKSYQFLVKKRYFDSFDVRADSIEIVEDGDVKEAVSAIEFLLDLQQLIAMSPETVSHLIKELNHTLLADAHIAREESPSSDQLIHEDYAWLEGEMTGHPWITYNKGRIGFGYDDYLAYAPEQQQEVKLLWIAVHRRRASFLSVQSLSYEALIDQELSTHEKEQFTSELTKYGVQSEDYYFMPVHVWQWKNVIIQQFAEDIANEYIIPIGEGKDNYLPQQSIRTLVNQSNHMKNHVKLPMSILNTLVYRGLPSERTVIAPQITEFIKGIYEKDSFLKNKCRVILPGEIASINVDHHYYDQVKQAPYQYHEMLGVIFRESIYSYLEEGEQAITLAALLHEDKQGKPFIQSLIENSDLSADKWMDDLFQVVMEPLLHFLYQYGTVFSPHGQNTILVLKDHKPHRLAVKDFVDDVNISDQPFEELYGLTDELKQVLRSEPPEGLTQFIFTGLFICHLRYLASIMDNHQLLSEREFWDKLTRAITDYQNKFPQLEERFKLFDFFKEEFTKLCLNRNRMIDYGYEDGEDRPHASEFGKVTNALAHLSVK; this comes from the coding sequence ATGTTATACAAGGATAAATTAAAAGGAATTTTGAATAAGGAACGATGGGGGCAAGTGAACAAACAGCTTTTAGCAAAGATGATTTCTGAATATATGTATGAGGATATGATTCAGCCCCAGGTTATTTCTGAAAGTGACCTTACAGCATATAGACTCGTTATTAACCAACATAAGTCCTATCAATTTCTAGTGAAAAAACGATATTTTGATAGTTTCGATGTTCGAGCAGATTCTATTGAAATCGTGGAAGATGGAGATGTAAAAGAGGCTGTGAGTGCGATTGAGTTTCTCCTTGATCTACAGCAGTTGATTGCCATGTCACCCGAAACGGTCAGTCATTTAATCAAAGAACTAAACCACACATTGTTGGCTGATGCCCATATTGCAAGGGAAGAGTCACCAAGCTCTGATCAATTAATACATGAAGACTATGCGTGGCTTGAGGGGGAAATGACGGGTCACCCCTGGATTACGTACAACAAAGGACGAATCGGATTTGGTTATGATGACTATTTAGCTTACGCTCCTGAACAACAGCAGGAAGTAAAATTACTCTGGATCGCTGTTCATCGCAGAAGGGCAAGCTTTCTTTCTGTTCAGAGCCTTTCCTATGAAGCTCTTATTGATCAAGAGCTTTCCACTCATGAAAAAGAACAATTTACGAGTGAGTTAACGAAATACGGGGTTCAATCAGAGGATTACTACTTTATGCCAGTTCACGTATGGCAATGGAAAAATGTGATTATTCAACAGTTCGCTGAAGATATAGCGAATGAGTATATTATTCCAATAGGCGAGGGAAAGGATAACTATTTACCGCAGCAGTCAATTCGAACATTAGTAAATCAATCCAATCATATGAAAAACCATGTCAAGCTGCCGATGAGTATTTTAAATACTCTCGTCTACAGGGGGCTCCCTTCCGAGCGGACAGTCATTGCCCCACAAATTACTGAATTCATAAAAGGTATTTATGAGAAAGATTCGTTTTTAAAGAATAAATGCCGGGTGATTCTGCCAGGTGAAATTGCCAGTATCAATGTCGACCATCATTATTATGATCAGGTCAAGCAAGCCCCTTATCAGTACCATGAAATGCTGGGAGTCATTTTTAGAGAGAGCATATATTCATACCTTGAAGAAGGAGAGCAGGCCATCACGTTAGCTGCTTTGCTTCATGAAGATAAACAGGGAAAGCCTTTTATACAAAGTTTAATTGAGAACTCCGATCTATCTGCAGACAAGTGGATGGATGATTTGTTCCAAGTAGTAATGGAGCCGCTTCTACACTTTCTGTATCAATATGGGACGGTATTTTCCCCGCACGGTCAAAATACCATCTTAGTATTAAAAGATCATAAACCTCATCGTTTAGCCGTCAAAGATTTTGTTGATGATGTCAATATTAGTGACCAGCCTTTTGAGGAGTTGTATGGGCTGACAGATGAGCTTAAGCAAGTACTTAGAAGTGAACCGCCGGAAGGGTTGACTCAGTTTATTTTTACAGGGTTATTCATTTGTCATTTACGTTATTTGGCCTCTATTATGGACAACCACCAGTTATTATCTGAAAGGGAGTTCTGGGATAAATTAACTCGTGCGATTACTGATTATCAAAATAAGTTTCCTCAATTGGAAGAACGTTTCAAACTGTTTGACTTTTTTAAAGAGGAGTTTACTAAGCTGTGTTTAAATCGTAACCGCATGATTGACTACGGATACGAAGATGGCGAGGATCGACCCCATGCCTCCGAGTTTGGAAAAGTGACAAACGCTTTGGCTCATTTATCGGTAAAATAA
- a CDS encoding lysine N(6)-hydroxylase/L-ornithine N(5)-oxygenase family protein, whose product MSTHEKDQEQHIYDVIGIGLGPFNLGLAALLDDIDEMNGIFLDKKQEFDWHPGMMIEGTTLQVPFFADLVSMANVKSEYSFLNYLQRHGRLYHFYFLEKFHISRKEYNHYCRWVSNQLNRCKFNMDVQSVHQLQLDDGEEVYEVHVENLIQQRNERLLTRNLVVGIGSVPAVPANLEKNVGDTVFHTSDYLAKKEEVSKADSITVVGSGQSAAEVFLDLLKERGEEAELHWYTRSKGFFPMEYSKLGLEYFSPDYTNFFYKLPQQKKDTLLKDQDLLYKGISTETISELYDCLYEGTVGNESLDVHLQAMSEIMSIDEGGSRWRMRGSHFVTGEDFEHESNVIILGTGYKTAVPQFLSPISHLINWDDQGRYQVEQDYKVSSDHKIFVQNAEMHTHGVGAPDLGLGAYRNAVIINSITGREVFPLDDQNVFQTFGTVKQHRKKGYHVIQG is encoded by the coding sequence ATGTCTACTCATGAAAAAGACCAGGAACAACACATTTATGATGTCATCGGAATCGGTTTAGGGCCTTTTAACTTAGGGCTTGCCGCCTTATTAGACGACATTGATGAGATGAATGGCATTTTCCTTGATAAGAAACAGGAGTTTGACTGGCATCCAGGAATGATGATAGAAGGCACCACGCTTCAAGTTCCTTTTTTTGCTGATCTAGTAAGTATGGCGAATGTAAAGAGTGAGTATAGCTTTTTGAATTACTTGCAGCGGCACGGGCGTTTATATCATTTTTATTTTCTAGAAAAATTCCATATCTCACGTAAGGAATATAACCATTATTGTCGTTGGGTGTCTAATCAACTAAACAGATGCAAGTTTAATATGGATGTACAATCTGTTCATCAACTTCAACTGGATGATGGGGAAGAAGTGTATGAGGTACATGTGGAAAACCTAATCCAACAGAGAAACGAGCGATTATTGACGAGAAACCTCGTTGTAGGGATAGGATCTGTCCCTGCTGTTCCTGCAAACCTGGAAAAGAATGTGGGGGATACAGTCTTTCATACGTCAGATTATTTAGCAAAAAAGGAAGAGGTATCAAAAGCAGATTCGATTACGGTTGTCGGATCGGGACAAAGTGCAGCGGAGGTATTTCTTGACTTGCTTAAGGAAAGAGGGGAAGAAGCTGAATTACATTGGTACACACGGTCTAAAGGCTTTTTTCCAATGGAATATTCAAAACTGGGTCTTGAATACTTTTCACCAGATTATACCAATTTCTTTTATAAACTACCTCAACAGAAGAAGGATACCCTATTAAAAGACCAGGATCTTTTATACAAAGGGATAAGTACGGAAACGATCTCAGAATTATACGATTGTCTGTATGAGGGAACGGTCGGAAATGAAAGCTTGGATGTTCATTTACAGGCCATGTCCGAAATCATGTCTATTGATGAAGGAGGCTCGAGGTGGAGAATGAGGGGGAGCCACTTCGTAACAGGGGAGGATTTTGAACATGAAAGCAATGTCATTATCCTTGGAACAGGCTATAAAACGGCGGTCCCACAGTTCCTGTCCCCGATTTCCCATCTTATTAACTGGGATGATCAGGGAAGGTATCAAGTAGAACAGGATTATAAGGTTTCCAGTGACCATAAGATCTTTGTTCAAAACGCTGAGATGCATACACATGGTGTGGGAGCTCCTGACCTTGGGCTAGGTGCTTATCGAAATGCTGTCATTATTAACAGTATCACTGGAAGAGAAGTCTTTCCGCTGGATGATCAAAATGTCTTTCAAACGTTTGGAACTGTAAAACAACATAGAAAGAAGGGGTATCATGTTATACAAGGATAA